The following proteins come from a genomic window of Labeo rohita strain BAU-BD-2019 chromosome 25, IGBB_LRoh.1.0, whole genome shotgun sequence:
- the LOC127157152 gene encoding cytochrome c oxidase subunit 5A, mitochondrial, whose translation MFRAALRLSVSGARSLTRSRPQYTASVAARSYSHGKQETDEEFDARWVTYFNKPDIDAWELRKGMNTLIGYDLVPEPKILDAALRACRRLNDLASAIRILEAVKDKAGPHKEIYPYVLQELRPTLSELGIPTPEELGIDKA comes from the exons ATGTTCAGAGCCGCCCTTCGACTCTCAGTCTCCGGTGCTCGGAGTTTAACAAGGTCACGGCCACAATATACAG CTTCAGTAGCTGCTCGTTCTTATTCTCATGGCAAACAGGAGACAGATGAAGAGTTCGATGCCCGTTGGGTTACTTACTTCAACAAGCCAGACATCGATGCTTGGGAGCTGAGGAAAG GAATGAACACTTTGATCGGTTACGACTTGGTACCTGAGCCAAAGATCCTGGACGCAGCCCTGAGAGCCTGTCGGAGGCTAAACGATTTGGCCAGTGCCATCCGCATCCTTGAGGCAGTCAAG gaCAAAGCTGGCCCACACAAAGAGATCTACCCCTATGTTCTCCAAGAACTGCGGCCTACGCTCAGTGAGCTTGGTATCCCTACACCTGAGGAGCTTGGCATTGACAAAGCATAG
- the rpp25a gene encoding ribonuclease P protein subunit p25a — MFGPSQELHNNTQSKCVQPSQPNPTNPSGSSSKPKQGGFRKVCSTGEPIPCPIPGLASEVLEMRVKEGSKIRNLLGFAMSRIEGGEHTPPTSQVLFSGTGRAVTKTITCAEIMKRKVRGLHQVSKLQYRTVTEVWESQESGPVQMTVHRTLPSICILLSKEPLDPQEPGYQPPAEINALSEESKWPDSQGAGKPEKRPASPCCHEFPSLKRAALGHDKIPTLEPVKKCYYKREDFI, encoded by the coding sequence ATGTTCGGGCCAAGCCAAGAGCTTCATAATAACACACAATCGAAATGTGTTCAACCCTCTCAGCCCAATCCCACAAACCCTTCTGGATCTTCTAGCAAACCAAAGCAAGGTGGATTCAGGAAGGTCTGTTCCACTGGAGAACCAATTCCCTGTCCGATCCCAGGACTGGCATCTGAGGTGCTGGAAATGCGCGTGAAGGAAGGAAGCAAGATCAGGAACCTTTTGGGTTTCGCCATGTCTCGAATTGAAGGTGGCGAACACACGCCGCCAACATCGCAAGTTCTGTTCAGCGGGACGGGACGGGCTGTGACCAAAACCATCACCTGTGCGGAGATAATGAAACGGAAGGTGCGTGGTTTACACCAGGTGTCTAAGCTCCAGTACAGGACGGTGACTGAGGTGTGGGAGAGCCAGGAAAGCGGCCCGGTTCAGATGACCGTACACAGGACTCTTCCTTCAATTTGCATACTACTGTCCAAAGAACCGCTGGACCCGCAGGAGCCGGGATACCAGCCTCCAGCCGAAATAAATGCTCTCTCAGAGGAAAGCAAATGGCCAGATTCGCAGGGAGCTGGAAAGCCAGAAAAAAGACCAGCGAGTCCTTGCTGTCATGAGTTTCCCAGTCTTAAAAGAGCTGCTCTGGGACACGATAAAATTCCCACTCTGGAACCAGTGAAAAAATGTTACTATAAAAGGGAGGATTtcatatag